One window from the genome of Candidatus Didemnitutus sp. encodes:
- a CDS encoding PIN domain-containing protein codes for MVLVIYLPDTNVFSRFLRGGEADLALRDRLLTELPFCRVSAIVLSELEYGAAKSGNPKHRQRVAQLRAIFPDVASFDADAAAFAGNVRAYLATLKPNAQPIGPYDGLLAGQALALGACVVTGNLGEFGRVPGLIVENW; via the coding sequence CTGGTCCTCGTGATCTATCTTCCCGACACCAACGTTTTCTCCCGTTTTCTGCGGGGCGGAGAAGCAGATCTGGCGCTGCGAGACCGATTGCTCACAGAGCTGCCATTCTGCCGAGTCTCCGCGATTGTGCTGAGCGAACTCGAGTATGGGGCGGCCAAATCGGGAAACCCGAAGCATCGACAGCGCGTGGCCCAACTGCGCGCGATCTTTCCCGATGTCGCCTCTTTTGACGCGGACGCCGCGGCGTTCGCCGGCAACGTTCGCGCCTACTTGGCGACCCTCAAGCCCAATGCTCAGCCAATCGGTCCCTACGATGGGCTGCTTGCCGGCCAGGCGCTCGCCCTCGGCGCTTGTGTGGTTACCGGTAATCTCGGCGAGTTCGGCCGCGTGCCCGGCCTGATCGTGGAGAATTGGTAG
- a CDS encoding DUF2235 domain-containing protein, giving the protein MQIEAKYALPAFGPEPENSQFPGSRTAISGLRYFSPNTGRWLNRDPIEEEGSSNLYGVVANDSISNVDVLGLAGYFFDGTGNSRKSGTNVLILHDAYSGLAYYYRGVGSSFGTRAVGGLTGAGGHNRLEAAYRDFIQAVDSGDRYVDIVGFSRGAALAREFANLLNERGYDPAYGGNLKHKLRAGTNKPPGECEFVIRFVGLFDTVGSFGVPGNDINIGIRMNLPGTVGNAAQATAQNERRFLFPLTRLGDRNGFDEQRFPGDHSDIGRGHGKDTNDLSRAPLEYIWNQGRAAGVPFGPLPDYTPTGNTTPHDLSRKFPHNLFPKRPR; this is encoded by the coding sequence ATGCAAATCGAAGCCAAGTATGCGTTGCCGGCGTTCGGGCCTGAACCCGAAAACTCGCAGTTCCCGGGTTCCCGCACTGCAATATCTGGCCTAAGATATTTCAGCCCGAACACAGGACGCTGGCTAAATAGAGACCCGATCGAGGAGGAAGGTAGTTCGAATCTTTACGGTGTTGTGGCCAACGATTCGATCAGCAATGTCGATGTGCTCGGGCTGGCAGGTTACTTTTTCGATGGCACTGGCAACAGTCGCAAGAGCGGCACCAATGTGCTCATACTGCACGATGCTTATTCTGGTTTAGCGTATTATTATCGCGGAGTCGGCAGCAGTTTTGGCACACGCGCTGTTGGTGGTTTGACCGGCGCCGGCGGGCACAACCGTTTGGAGGCGGCCTACCGCGACTTCATCCAAGCAGTCGATTCGGGAGACCGCTACGTTGACATTGTTGGCTTCAGTCGGGGCGCAGCACTGGCGCGTGAGTTCGCCAATCTGCTCAACGAGCGCGGTTATGATCCCGCTTACGGCGGCAACTTGAAGCATAAGCTGCGGGCCGGCACGAACAAGCCGCCGGGGGAATGCGAATTCGTCATCCGTTTCGTCGGGTTGTTCGACACCGTCGGTTCGTTCGGCGTGCCCGGTAACGACATCAACATCGGGATCCGCATGAATCTGCCCGGCACCGTGGGCAACGCCGCCCAAGCTACCGCCCAAAATGAGCGGCGCTTCCTTTTTCCGCTGACTCGACTTGGCGACCGGAATGGTTTTGATGAGCAGAGATTCCCCGGGGACCATTCGGATATTGGACGCGGTCACGGCAAGGATACCAATGATCTCAGCCGCGCACCGCTGGAATATATCTGGAATCAGGGCCGGGCTGCAGGAGTGCCGTTCGGGCCGCTGCCGGACTATACGCCGACCGGCAACACCACACCGCACGATCTCAGTCGTAAGTTCCCACACAACCTCTTCCCCAAGCGTCCTCGCTAA
- a CDS encoding RHS repeat-associated core domain-containing protein, whose product MSAVVPFRIPLLISLAALPAAAAFGQSCNQRELEATKIEFEGDHLPIEQSGFFPYLMSGGGPAEKYTVESWSGNSDKAVYPACGCETTFTNIMWGGSWTFSKSTFADTSSKALNYTSGGCGASGPQQATQMKVGIAPASSSALSSPGATTVAALSRQYQHGEFQGPSSCTPGLFWGPTNVTESLSEQFSFKDAVDRAENFKTPLPVPTNRQYWNYSYPRTAAEAATLLANGTIGRTTPIVAHAERIRFRATFAQTCLGPGRYLITFYYKRWPLDAAEPAEFETKTETIDFRDEPVHTFPVTGDFHEYHFPIKQGEQCKLVKVTAVPLEQCANTTPGDAKSQVGSVDQKYFLGRLPDGGGAGMLLIAADRVSPALYQPSTLQLRAPASITAVHVDGALRQVAAPEVFVDVVTTSVSSYELRFYYSSQVGALDTGTGLYAVSGQPFVTHVVENPDAGSAANRVRFTETRGATAKQTVFAYTAATGTLSMDAGGGLRKESLARTVNGSTITETRTITNAADQPVSVVRETRQAYLFGEQVTQQVLDPDGAARITTYTYYTDPATDGGAYGQVKLMVEPTGRWTRYTYDTQNRRLSVVTQFLDTVSTSADNLNRATRYTYTTVPDQDGDGIAENLTTQVEQLLGVEIARQYRLTFSKLEPVLGTQAEMQWTIVCTAAGAAWDATGNLVTKTRRLTGGDWSGRTVSELRPDGTLTTASYSVSGSTRTVTTETGAANPAAATVVAGTRTVVGENLFGRMQTRGVTDIASGLTLSSEAVSATDAFGRPTRIDFADGTFELRSYACCGLDMQTDRQGVATHFEFDALGRVQSESRAGITQHNTLDPVGRIVARERIGSDNSTMPLESHQYDLAGRLQWSKDALNRQTSMAYSTDASGHPVETTTTPAGTIVRTLARDGSVLSVTGTAAAQRLAYEYGVDADGTFTKEIRVGSGGETTEWVKTYTDFAGRPFKKVYADGATETSYYNAAGQLARQVDADGVTTLFAYDAEGNLELTAIDLNANGVIDAAVDRLTRTRQSVATRGGTTVRRVTTESWETAGADSPVTIAVSEQSFDGFHAWQAVRGVETQVSTVFDGAGGRTVTETRPDGSKQISVFSQDRLVSATVQTSGNVTVSAMTYGYDPHGRLQTVTDARTGTTTYTYFGDDQMQTITTPDPDPNRSGTGYDPQTTTFGYDSAGQQSTVTAPDGGVVTTTYWPTGQVKRTSGSRTYPVEYAYDSQGRLKTLTTWRNYAGNSGTAVTTWNYSPTRGLLANKRHADNTGPNYTYTPAGRLQTRTWARGVSTTYAYNAAGNMTGWDYSDATPDVTLTPDRTGRTVAITDASGTRSLTYGGYGLLEDEDYTGGPLVNQGVHRHFDALGRLDQLDTWTNGAASQSVAYEYDALSRLHTVTAGTRIATYAYVPNANLLGSVMLEQGGVNRLVRTATYDQLNRLESMANTPAVGVPQSFTYTYDPANKRTQAVRQNAQYWDYGYDNLGQVTSAVKRVSGGTALPGFSQAFAFDDIGNRQTATRNGQAATYTPNNLNQYTQRTVPGVVEALGSADPQANVTVNGQPTQRLDDAFYYAATLDNVPAGIWAELRVAGLKSGAGPAGADATLATNRYSWLPQTPEVFQYDADGNLTADGRWSYTWDGENRLIRIETKPALVPPSGHFPLSQRRRIDFSYDGQGRRIQKDVSNWTGTGWTLTRSTRFLYDGWNLIAECNALAANSVVRTYEWGLDLSGSMQGAGGVGGLLFATATTAGSAATLAAEYDGNGNVAGYVDLASGVRAASFDYGPFGEILLSDGWAKELLPFGFSTKYSDVEAGLVYYGLRYYSPSLGRWINRDPLEESGGTGLYLLVGNSPTTTFDPLGLASFEDLVKDRLLGTPLGKFQKGLTAGPFPVPSPAGPIPLYVSGSVEGNLFLCTSKRTGKVEIWFEGAINLEGYARWGRDFDDRPRYPEPKGRDRNRRSYDRDYTMEQMKNKNRTGRLKDPFFRDQGLQFDLLNNRCRICPDGSTKFAVKAFARTAVGAGFGFYANFEKELYSTEELAGFQWNAGLGRGIHGAVAEIGLNAQLANITFQVGDGGPNE is encoded by the coding sequence ATGAGTGCGGTCGTCCCTTTCCGAATCCCTCTTCTCATCTCGCTTGCGGCGCTCCCGGCGGCCGCAGCGTTCGGACAGAGCTGCAATCAGCGGGAACTTGAGGCCACGAAAATCGAATTCGAAGGCGACCACCTACCGATCGAGCAAAGCGGTTTCTTTCCCTATCTGATGAGCGGCGGCGGCCCCGCAGAAAAGTATACGGTCGAGTCTTGGTCGGGCAACAGCGACAAGGCGGTATACCCGGCCTGCGGTTGCGAGACGACGTTCACCAATATCATGTGGGGCGGCAGCTGGACCTTCAGCAAGAGCACGTTTGCCGATACGTCGAGTAAGGCACTCAATTACACGTCGGGTGGATGCGGGGCGTCCGGTCCGCAACAAGCGACGCAGATGAAGGTCGGGATCGCTCCGGCAAGCAGTTCCGCGCTGAGTTCCCCCGGTGCCACCACCGTTGCGGCGCTGTCGCGCCAATACCAGCACGGCGAGTTTCAGGGACCTTCCTCGTGTACTCCCGGACTGTTTTGGGGGCCGACAAATGTCACGGAAAGCCTGTCGGAACAATTCTCGTTCAAGGACGCCGTGGACCGGGCCGAAAATTTCAAAACCCCGCTCCCCGTCCCCACCAACCGGCAGTACTGGAACTACAGCTACCCGCGCACGGCGGCCGAGGCCGCGACTTTGCTGGCGAACGGCACGATCGGCCGCACGACTCCGATCGTGGCACACGCCGAGCGGATCCGCTTCCGCGCCACGTTTGCCCAGACTTGTCTGGGGCCTGGCCGCTACTTGATCACGTTCTATTATAAGCGTTGGCCGCTCGACGCCGCCGAGCCGGCGGAATTCGAAACGAAGACCGAAACGATCGATTTTCGCGACGAGCCCGTTCACACGTTTCCCGTCACCGGCGACTTTCACGAGTATCATTTTCCCATCAAACAGGGCGAACAATGCAAGCTGGTGAAAGTCACGGCCGTTCCGCTCGAACAATGTGCCAACACGACGCCGGGCGATGCCAAATCGCAGGTCGGCAGCGTCGATCAGAAGTATTTTCTCGGACGGCTGCCGGACGGAGGCGGTGCCGGCATGTTGCTGATTGCGGCCGACCGGGTGAGCCCGGCGCTCTATCAACCCTCCACCCTGCAGCTTCGTGCTCCGGCGTCGATCACCGCCGTTCACGTCGACGGTGCGCTGCGACAGGTCGCGGCGCCCGAAGTCTTCGTCGATGTGGTCACGACCTCCGTCTCGAGCTACGAACTGCGCTTCTATTACTCCTCTCAGGTCGGCGCGCTCGACACCGGCACCGGCTTGTACGCGGTGAGCGGTCAACCGTTCGTTACGCACGTGGTTGAGAACCCGGACGCCGGTTCCGCCGCCAATCGCGTTCGGTTCACGGAAACCCGGGGCGCGACCGCCAAGCAGACGGTATTCGCTTACACCGCAGCGACCGGCACGCTCAGCATGGATGCGGGCGGCGGACTGCGCAAGGAGAGCCTCGCGCGAACGGTGAACGGATCGACGATCACGGAGACGCGCACCATCACGAACGCGGCGGACCAGCCGGTATCGGTCGTGCGGGAGACCAGGCAGGCGTACCTGTTTGGCGAGCAGGTGACGCAGCAGGTGCTTGATCCCGACGGCGCGGCGCGGATCACCACCTACACGTATTACACCGATCCCGCCACTGACGGTGGCGCGTACGGCCAAGTGAAATTGATGGTGGAGCCCACGGGCCGCTGGACGCGCTACACCTACGACACTCAAAACCGCCGGTTAAGCGTCGTTACCCAGTTCCTGGACACCGTGTCGACCAGCGCCGACAATCTCAATCGCGCGACCCGCTATACCTATACGACGGTGCCCGATCAGGACGGCGACGGGATTGCAGAAAATCTGACCACGCAGGTCGAGCAACTGCTGGGGGTGGAAATCGCCCGGCAGTACCGACTGACCTTCTCGAAACTTGAGCCCGTTCTCGGAACTCAGGCGGAGATGCAATGGACCATCGTTTGCACGGCTGCGGGAGCCGCGTGGGACGCGACGGGCAATCTTGTCACGAAGACGCGGCGGCTGACTGGCGGGGACTGGAGCGGACGGACCGTGAGCGAGTTGCGGCCGGATGGCACGCTCACGACCGCCTCCTACTCCGTCAGCGGAAGCACGCGGACTGTCACAACCGAGACGGGTGCGGCCAACCCGGCGGCCGCGACCGTTGTGGCGGGGACCCGCACGGTGGTAGGGGAAAACCTGTTCGGTCGCATGCAAACGCGCGGCGTTACCGACATTGCCTCGGGCTTGACCCTCTCGTCGGAGGCCGTGTCCGCCACCGACGCGTTTGGCCGGCCCACGCGCATCGACTTTGCCGACGGCACCTTCGAACTTCGCTCCTACGCCTGCTGCGGCCTGGACATGCAGACGGATCGCCAAGGCGTCGCCACCCATTTCGAATTCGACGCGCTCGGCCGGGTGCAAAGCGAGTCGCGCGCCGGCATTACTCAGCACAACACTCTGGACCCCGTCGGACGAATCGTCGCGCGCGAGCGCATCGGCTCCGATAATTCCACGATGCCGCTGGAGTCGCACCAATACGACCTCGCGGGCCGCCTGCAGTGGTCCAAGGACGCTCTCAACCGTCAGACGTCGATGGCGTACTCCACCGACGCGAGCGGTCATCCGGTCGAGACGACGACCACTCCCGCCGGCACGATCGTCCGCACGTTGGCGAGGGACGGTTCGGTGCTCAGCGTGACAGGCACGGCTGCAGCGCAGCGGCTGGCGTACGAATACGGGGTCGACGCCGACGGTACCTTCACGAAGGAAATCCGCGTGGGCTCGGGTGGTGAAACGACCGAGTGGGTGAAGACCTATACGGATTTCGCCGGCCGTCCGTTCAAGAAAGTGTATGCCGATGGGGCCACCGAAACGTCTTACTACAACGCCGCGGGACAACTCGCGCGGCAGGTCGATGCCGATGGCGTCACGACCCTCTTCGCGTACGACGCGGAGGGAAATCTTGAGCTTACCGCGATCGATCTCAACGCCAACGGCGTCATCGACGCCGCCGTCGATCGCCTGACGCGGACGCGCCAGAGCGTGGCGACGCGCGGCGGCACCACCGTGCGCCGGGTGACGACGGAATCATGGGAGACGGCCGGCGCGGACTCGCCCGTCACGATCGCCGTGTCGGAGCAATCCTTCGACGGCTTCCACGCTTGGCAGGCGGTCCGGGGCGTGGAGACGCAGGTGTCGACGGTGTTCGACGGCGCCGGCGGCCGCACGGTGACCGAAACTCGGCCCGACGGCTCGAAGCAGATCAGCGTCTTCAGTCAGGACCGGCTGGTTTCCGCGACGGTGCAGACCTCCGGCAACGTCACCGTGAGCGCGATGACTTACGGCTACGATCCGCACGGGCGCCTCCAAACCGTCACGGACGCGCGGACGGGCACGACGACTTACACTTACTTCGGCGACGATCAGATGCAGACGATCACGACGCCGGACCCTGACCCGAATCGCAGCGGAACGGGCTACGACCCGCAGACGACGACGTTCGGCTACGACAGCGCCGGTCAGCAAAGCACCGTCACCGCGCCGGACGGCGGCGTGGTGACGACAACGTACTGGCCGACGGGGCAAGTGAAACGAACGTCAGGCAGCCGCACTTACCCGGTTGAGTACGCTTACGATAGTCAGGGACGGCTCAAGACACTGACGACTTGGCGCAACTATGCCGGCAACAGCGGGACGGCCGTGACGACGTGGAACTATTCACCGACGCGCGGGCTGCTGGCCAACAAACGGCACGCCGACAACACGGGGCCGAATTACACCTACACTCCCGCCGGGCGCCTGCAGACCCGCACCTGGGCGCGCGGCGTGAGCACGACCTACGCCTACAATGCAGCCGGCAACATGACGGGCTGGGATTATTCGGATGCCACGCCCGACGTGACTCTCACGCCCGATCGCACCGGGCGGACGGTCGCGATCACAGACGCCTCCGGCACGCGCAGCCTGACCTATGGCGGCTACGGCCTGCTCGAAGACGAAGATTACACGGGTGGGCCGCTGGTGAACCAGGGCGTGCATCGGCACTTCGATGCACTGGGAAGACTCGACCAACTCGACACATGGACCAATGGAGCGGCGTCCCAGTCGGTCGCGTACGAGTACGACGCGCTCTCGCGACTCCACACGGTGACCGCCGGCACACGCATCGCCACGTATGCTTACGTGCCCAACGCAAATCTGCTCGGCTCAGTGATGCTGGAGCAGGGCGGCGTCAATCGGCTGGTGCGGACTGCGACCTATGACCAGCTCAACCGCTTGGAATCCATGGCCAACACCCCCGCAGTCGGCGTGCCCCAATCGTTCACTTACACGTACGATCCTGCGAACAAGCGCACGCAGGCCGTGCGGCAGAACGCGCAGTACTGGGATTACGGTTACGACAACCTCGGGCAGGTGACTTCTGCGGTGAAGCGGGTGAGTGGCGGCACGGCTTTGCCGGGCTTCAGCCAGGCATTCGCCTTCGACGACATCGGCAACCGGCAGACCGCGACTCGCAACGGGCAGGCCGCGACGTACACGCCCAATAACCTGAACCAATACACGCAACGCACGGTGCCGGGCGTGGTGGAGGCGCTCGGTTCGGCCGACCCCCAGGCGAACGTCACCGTGAACGGCCAGCCCACACAGCGCCTCGACGATGCGTTCTACTATGCGGCGACCCTCGACAACGTGCCTGCCGGCATTTGGGCGGAACTGAGGGTGGCTGGCCTCAAGTCGGGCGCCGGGCCGGCCGGTGCAGATGCCACCCTTGCGACCAACCGTTACTCGTGGCTGCCGCAGACGCCGGAGGTCTTCCAGTACGATGCGGACGGCAATCTGACCGCCGATGGACGCTGGAGCTACACGTGGGATGGCGAGAATCGCCTGATCCGCATCGAAACCAAGCCAGCTCTGGTGCCGCCCTCGGGGCATTTTCCGCTCAGCCAGCGGAGGAGAATCGATTTCAGCTATGACGGCCAGGGCCGGCGGATCCAGAAGGACGTGTCGAACTGGACCGGCACCGGCTGGACGCTCACGCGCTCGACGCGTTTCCTCTACGACGGCTGGAACCTGATCGCGGAATGCAACGCCTTGGCCGCGAACAGCGTCGTCCGGACCTATGAGTGGGGATTGGACCTGAGCGGCTCAATGCAGGGCGCGGGCGGGGTCGGGGGCTTGCTGTTTGCGACCGCCACGACTGCGGGCAGTGCAGCGACCTTGGCCGCGGAGTACGACGGCAACGGCAACGTCGCCGGCTACGTGGATCTCGCCAGCGGCGTCCGCGCCGCGAGCTTCGACTACGGCCCCTTCGGCGAGATCCTGCTGAGCGACGGCTGGGCCAAGGAGCTGCTCCCGTTCGGCTTCTCGACGAAGTATTCCGATGTGGAGGCGGGGTTGGTTTATTACGGCCTAAGATATTACAGTCCGTCGCTGGGGCGGTGGATCAATCGCGATCCGCTCGAGGAGAGCGGTGGAACCGGCTTGTATTTATTAGTCGGCAATTCTCCGACCACCACATTCGATCCGCTCGGACTCGCCAGTTTCGAGGATCTGGTAAAAGATCGGCTGCTTGGAACACCGTTGGGTAAATTCCAGAAGGGACTAACCGCAGGACCATTTCCCGTTCCCTCTCCGGCTGGGCCGATACCTCTTTACGTCTCAGGAAGTGTCGAGGGGAACTTATTCTTGTGCACCTCAAAGCGAACCGGGAAAGTAGAGATTTGGTTCGAGGGCGCGATCAATCTTGAAGGATACGCACGTTGGGGCCGCGATTTTGACGATCGCCCACGCTACCCAGAGCCTAAGGGGCGCGATCGCAATCGGCGTAGCTACGATCGGGACTACACAATGGAGCAGATGAAGAACAAGAACCGAACGGGCCGCTTGAAGGATCCGTTCTTCCGCGACCAAGGACTTCAGTTTGATTTGCTGAACAATAGATGCCGAATTTGCCCGGATGGTTCTACCAAATTCGCCGTGAAGGCATTTGCGCGAACTGCGGTAGGCGCGGGATTCGGGTTTTATGCAAACTTCGAGAAAGAGCTCTATTCCACCGAGGAGTTAGCCGGATTTCAGTGGAATGCGGGACTCGGTCGTGGGATACATGGAGCCGTTGCCGAGATTGGACTGAACGCCCAGCTAGCGAACATCACATTCCAAGTCGGAGACGGAGGACCAAATGAATGA